In Schistocerca nitens isolate TAMUIC-IGC-003100 chromosome 10, iqSchNite1.1, whole genome shotgun sequence, a single window of DNA contains:
- the LOC126209826 gene encoding acanthoscurrin-2-like, with protein sequence MRVVVQLNESYWTEGDCGGGGPCGDGDISLNAAGNGGGAAGGAGGGVGGGGGVGGGFGAGFVGGGGFGGGFVTVNEGVGEGVAGGGGGWGGGWGGGWGDGDHSLVGGGGGGGGGGGGGGGGGGVGGGVEGGFVGGGGGVGEGGGGFGGIILNGSVSIVGGGGGGGVGGGVGGGGGFVGGSGGVGEGGGGFGEITLNGSVSIGVGEGVAGGGGGWGGGWVGGHS encoded by the exons ATGA GGGTGGTAGTTCAACTGAACGAGAGCTACTGGACTGAAGGTGACTGCGGGGGAGGAGGTCCATGTGGAGATGGAGATATAAGTTTAAATGCAGCTGGAAATGGAGGTGGAGCTGCAGGTGGAGCTGGAGGTGGagttggaggtggaggtggagttgGAGGTGGATTTGGAGCTGGATTTGTAGGTGGAGGTGGATTTGGAGGTGGATTTGTAACTGTAAATGAAGGTGTAGGAGAAGGTGTGGCTGGAGGTGGAGGTGGATGGGGAGGTGGGTGGGGAGGTGGGTGGGGAGATGGTGATCATAGTTTggtaggtggaggtggaggtggaggtggaggtggaggtggaggtggaggtggaggtggagttgGAGGTGGAGTTGAAGGGGGATTTGTAGGTGGAGGGGGGggtgtaggtgaaggtggaggtggatttggagggataATTCTAAATGGCAGTGTTAGTATAGTTGGAGGTGGAGGTGGGGGTGGAGTTGGAGGTGGAGTTGGAGGTGGAGGGGGATTTGTAGGTGGAAGTGGGggtgtaggtgaaggtggaggtgGATTTGGAGAGATAACTCTAAATGGCAGTGTTAGTATAGGTGTAGGAGAAGGTGTGGCTGGAGGGGGAGGTgggtggggaggtgggtgggtaggTGGGCATAGTTAG